The segment GGAGATGCTCTTCCGGCAGCTGAAAGGTCGGGAGTCCCAAATCCGTATCATCCTCAACAAAGCCGACAGCTTGGCAACCCAGGACCTCATGCGTGTCTACGGAGCCCTCTTCTGGAGCTTGGCGCCCCTCATTAACGTAACCGAGCCTCCACGCGTCTACGTCAGCTCCTTCTGGCCCTACGACTACGCGCCGGACACCAGCCGCGAACTCTTCAAACGTGAGGAGATATCCTTGCTGGAAGACCTGAATCAAGTAATCGAGAACCGTCTGGAGAACAAAATCGCCTTCATCCGGCAGCACGGCATCCGTGTTCGCATTCACGCCCTCCTGGTGGACCGCTACGTGCAGACCTTCAAGGAGAAGATGAGCTTCTTCAGCGATCCCGAGCTGGTCTTCAAAGAGATTGTGGATGATCCTGACAAGTTCTACATTTTCAAGTCAATCTTGGCCAAAACCAACGTGAGCAAGTTCGACCTGCCCAACCGAGACGCTTACCGCGACTTCTTCGGGATCAACCCGGTGAACAGCTTCAAGCAGCTGTCGGCCCAATGCTCCTACATGGGTGGTTGTCTGCTGGAGAAGATTGAGCGTGCCATCACCCACGAACTGCCCTCTCTGCTCGGCAACATCAACTCTGGCAAGAACCCGACCCTGTCCTCCTGCGAGGCCACCGGCTGCGGCGAGAAGCCCAAGAACCGCTACCGGCGAAACTGAGAGAAGAAAATCAGGCGGGAGGGAGACCGAGGAGGAGGACGAGAGAACGAAAGGAGGGACGGTGGAGCGAACAAACCGAGGAGGAGCAGTAGAGCTAATCCTGTTCCTGCCGCGGGTCCGTTTCGAGGCAACGGAGAACTTTTTATTTGCGTGAAGAGGTTGTGTGTGGGGACGTTTGAGGGCGGGGGATTCTGGGATGGGGTGGAGGGAGGTTCTTGTGAAGTCTTGAGGCGGAGTTTCTTGTGAATGCGAGGAGAGCGCGCCAAAATAACTCTCCTCTCTTTCCGCGCTACTTTTATAAACTGTCTGCAGTTTTGGAGGGAAAAATGTGTACGCatggaaaaacaaaaaatggctgacacacacttaaaaaatgtaaaaaatagcaaaaataaaatatcCTGAGACTGAAAATCAGGTATCAGCTGCCTTGAATGTGAACCAAAATGCAACTGTCATGTTTTAAACATACTGATTCTACAATCGGTTCCCCAGTTGTGCATTTTTTCCACTATCTTTTGGGTTGATTTGCTCACTTTTTAATAGGTTAGTAATTATGGATGATTGTTTCTCTCTTCTGAGATATTGATAAGCTACTAGCATTTTTACACTGCATGTTATGATACTGGACATATGGGTTTGGTTTCTGTCACATTTCCACTTATTCACTTTGTATACCACAATGAAAACtga is part of the Garra rufa chromosome 1, GarRuf1.0, whole genome shotgun sequence genome and harbors:
- the srl gene encoding sarcalumenin isoform X2; protein product: MKVLVSLCVFVPLLALATAEEEAVLESILRDRSHIEETLRLAADEKAGDYAAALQRLRKIYHNSIRPMEQAYKYNELRQHEISDGEITSKPMVLFLGPWSVGKSSMINYLLGLLDTPYQLYTGAEPTTSEFTVIMHGEKIRTVEGIVMAADSSRSFSPLEKFGQNFLEKLVGIEMPHKLLERVTFVDTPGIIENRKQQERGYPFNDVCQWFIDRADLIFVVFDPTKLDVGLELEMLFRQLKGRESQIRIILNKADSLATQDLMRVYGALFWSLAPLINVTEPPRVYVSSFWPYDYAPDTSRELFKREEISLLEDLNQVIENRLENKIAFIRQHGIRVRIHALLVDRYVQTFKEKMSFFSDPELVFKEIVDDPDKFYIFKSILAKTNVSKFDLPNRDAYRDFFGINPVNSFKQLSAQCSYMGGCLLEKIERAITHELPSLLGNINSGKNPTLSSCEATGCGEKPKNRYRRN